Genomic DNA from Desulfatiglans sp.:
TCCATTCATGAGGAAGGGCATCTATGAATATGGGAATAGCAAGATTGATATTATCCGAGGTAAAGAGCACCTTTTCTTCCGGCACATAAACTGCCAGTTGTTTTGCTGTATGGCCAGGCACCATGAGGATTTTGATTGTATGATCGTGAAGATATAATGTTACATCTCCATTAATAGCGATCTCAGGGGGCCTGAAATAGAATGTTTCATCAGGCGCAGGAGTGCCAGGGGCCATCCATGATAGTTCTCTTATAAGGGTTTCTATTTTCGCATTCTTAAGGGCATTTACTGAATCATCAGTCCCTATAACAGTACCACCAAGGTAACAGCCTCCGCAATAATGATCAGTATGAGCCTCGTTAATTATCACATACTTTACAGGCGCATGTTCCTCTATTTTCTGTTTCCATTCCCGGGCCTCAGATGGAACCATTGGCGTATCAATAACCACAGCCCCTTCCTTTGTTACAATAAACCCGGAGTTGCAGCCATGGAATGATGTTTTAGCGAATACATGATCGGTGATCTTTTTCATATGGAGTCTCTCCTGAAATATGTAGTTAAAGTAAAAGGAGTATAGTGTACCGTTATATACATGTCAATTTTAGACAGTTCAAACAATTAAGGGTCACAATGCCTGTGCCATCTTTTTTCAAACCACGCTCCAGCCAGGGAAGAAACAGAATAAATGATAAAAAGTACTTATAATATCAATGTAAAAACTTCCCACATAGTGGTCAAACTCAAAACCAAGGGTTCTGTAACTCTGTTTCTGAAAGACCTTTTAGCCTGTTAGCTTTTATCCAGCACAATTGATATTTTAACGCACGATCCCGATTTCAATCGTCCATAAAATGCGCCGTTTGCTTATTCATCAATATCCTCGGGTTTTTTCAGAGAGCCAATCTGTTTAAGCATCTTATCAAAATCACTTTCGAAAAGCCTGTCCTGAACAATCCTGTATTTTTCAAAT
This window encodes:
- a CDS encoding MBL fold metallo-hydrolase — its product is MKKITDHVFAKTSFHGCNSGFIVTKEGAVVIDTPMVPSEAREWKQKIEEHAPVKYVIINEAHTDHYCGGCYLGGTVIGTDDSVNALKNAKIETLIRELSWMAPGTPAPDETFYFRPPEIAINGDVTLYLHDHTIKILMVPGHTAKQLAVYVPEEKVLFTSDNINLAIPIFIDALPHEWITSLNRLSELDVEHVIPGHGEITDKSAFKNMKDKINIWMDFVGGAINQGMDLEKIRSKIMVAKEFERIPKEGPMAGIFNMNLDALYRALSK